The following are from one region of the Hyphomicrobium album genome:
- a CDS encoding phage protein Gp13 family protein yields the protein MAANLSTADRAELDAGGKSPKAALWAALQLPGQCLTMLDHTDGGAPMGMFGVVATDDPMVGVVWALTTDRVRRHRVRFHKVARQWVEWANAVWPLLTNVIWAGNLGHLVWLRALGFTLLSEHTANGHLFYEFVRTRPCVIQHQSQSPRSPPPP from the coding sequence GTGGCGGCCAACCTATCGACCGCCGACCGTGCGGAGCTGGACGCCGGAGGGAAGTCTCCAAAGGCCGCCTTGTGGGCCGCGCTGCAGCTCCCTGGTCAGTGCCTCACGATGCTCGACCACACGGACGGCGGCGCCCCGATGGGTATGTTTGGGGTGGTCGCGACAGACGATCCGATGGTCGGCGTTGTGTGGGCGCTAACGACCGATCGCGTGCGGCGCCATCGCGTGCGCTTTCACAAGGTCGCCCGCCAATGGGTGGAGTGGGCCAACGCGGTGTGGCCCCTCCTCACGAACGTCATATGGGCCGGGAACCTGGGGCACCTCGTGTGGCTCCGGGCGCTCGGCTTCACGCTCCTCTCCGAGCACACCGCCAACGGCCACCTCTTCTACGAGTTCGTAAGGACGCGTCCATGTGTGATCCAGCATCAATCGCAATCGCCACGTTCGCCGCCTCCGCCATAG
- a CDS encoding virion core protein, T7 gp14 family has translation MCDPASIAIATFAASAIGAAVDYQAQSSQARQQEQVENQRFQETERFRFANAESARNAFVENAAQLRIKQRQESTVRADETARVDRERRQVQGRVLASASTGGIGLDNILTDVARAGGLALSNLETQRTFDDQQTEQELTGHRAQALDAIASARPYIQQPVSRPSPLGLAVDIGTAGINAYGNYYNAKAKRTAS, from the coding sequence ATGTGTGATCCAGCATCAATCGCAATCGCCACGTTCGCCGCCTCCGCCATAGGCGCCGCGGTCGACTACCAGGCGCAAAGCAGCCAAGCGAGGCAGCAAGAGCAAGTTGAGAACCAGCGCTTCCAAGAGACGGAGCGTTTCCGCTTCGCCAACGCAGAGTCAGCCCGCAACGCCTTCGTGGAGAACGCCGCACAGCTCCGCATCAAGCAGCGACAGGAGTCGACCGTCCGAGCGGATGAGACCGCCCGCGTCGACCGGGAGCGGCGGCAGGTGCAAGGCCGCGTGTTGGCGAGCGCCTCGACCGGCGGAATCGGCCTCGACAATATCCTCACCGATGTGGCGCGCGCGGGCGGCCTCGCGTTGTCCAACCTAGAGACGCAACGCACGTTCGACGACCAGCAGACGGAACAGGAGCTGACCGGCCATAGGGCGCAAGCGCTCGACGCCATCGCATCGGCGCGACCGTACATCCAACAGCCCGTGTCACGCCCTAGTCCGCTGGGGCTGGCGGTCGACATCGGCACCGCGGGCATCAACGCCTATGGGAATTACTACAACGCCAAAGCGAAGAGGACTGCCTCCTAA